The Kluyveromyces lactis strain NRRL Y-1140 chromosome B complete sequence genome contains a region encoding:
- the FAT3 gene encoding Fat3p (weakly similar to uniprot|P34231 Saccharomyces cerevisiae YKL187C and weakly similar to uniprot|Q06689 Saccharomyces cerevisiae YLR413W), whose protein sequence is MRIAPKLLLALCALFTFTSFILIIVATAGSTSNYKPINEIYLGEIDISHIKVEKLLPQAGPVLAILAAAMKAPNASYPQIFDALKTISHSEALTPLMNVLSYSNDSAQTLEALEVLAPAALHGNASSTAELNAIYNLLTDSTDSDDTIRGLSSLVVLSEQAQKQNTSTAQQIQQQQSQVLELLEGSDNVTATITALSSLDSMSQQEKQQLAPVFTLFNDSTSLNTTLSSVSTLMTTDISAQEATQLFNALSQSDDIEQTLQQLQQSTSGNQQRVIGALASLLSSSSDPTQDLTIVQTLFQNNITSSDSAKEAFEDLTTLITVSDDPSTVLTTVAGMANSTSTFASQSLTALEQVIVPAKNETLVLTTISQLQTSLSQSTTEKQEQMDALFSLLHASSEPTGSFKALMELTAIAQSNPTLFTPILGLLQAAGSSEEVITEDDINEIMPDILSYLNIAERFRLGIFSYCRVSSDGDVLSCSNPHAVQGLDMKEILYTELENSDFRPYLQALNISKDDIILVGKLPDREHEYKPAVKAVLALNLLSIIIAFFLLIAIILSFFYMLTGKITRWFARVLAMCLALFSVLGAIISVVVTQIIKEGTAADGYNVVHRGGSAYYGMVWTAFALAFITMILLFFVKNKKKVMPGDDIEERSSSSVLLSENEKQGSILSPETKQPEVEAEPVVTQSN, encoded by the coding sequence ATGAGAATCGCTCCGAAATTGCTTTTGGCCTTATGTGCCTTATTCACTTTTACctcttttattttgattattGTTGCTACTGCAGGTTCTACGTCGAACTATAAACctatcaatgaaatttaccttggtgaaattgatatttctcATATCAAGGTCGAGAAATTGTTACCACAAGCTGGTCCAGTGTTAGCCATTCTTGCCGCTGCGATGAAGGCTCCAAACGCTTCTTATCCTCAAATTTTTGACGCTTTAAAAACCATTTCTCACTCCGAAGCATTGACACCTTTGATGAATGTTTTGAGTTATTCAAATGATTCGGCTCAAACTTTGGAGGCTTTGGAAGTATTGGCCCCAGCAGCTTTGCATGGTAATGCCTCTTCCACTGCCGAATTGAATGCTATCTACAACTTGTTGACAGATTCTACCGACTCTGACGATACTATCAGGGGTTTATCATCTTTAGTGGTACTTTCTGAACAAGCGCAAAAGCAAAACACATCCACTGctcaacaaattcaacaacaacaatcaCAAGTCTTGGAGCTATTAGAGGGATCTGATAATGTCACTGCAACTATAACTGCTTTGTCCTCTTTGGATTCAATGTCTCAACAGgaaaaacaacaattgGCTCCAGTATTTACATTGTTCAACGACTCAACTAGTTTGAACACTACTTTGTCGTCTGTTTCCACCTTGATGACCACTGATATCTCCGCTCAAGAAGCTActcaattgttcaatgctTTATCTCAATCAGATGATATCGAGCAAACTTTGCAACAATTGCAACAGTCTACCTCAGGTAACCAACAACGTGTAATTGGCGCTCTAGCTTCTTTgttgtcttcttcatctgaCCCTACTCAAGATCTAACGATCGTACAAACATTGTTCCAAAACAACATCACATCTTCGGATTCTGCAAAGGAAgcatttgaagatttgacaACTTTAATCACTGTTTCAGATGATCCATCGACAGTATTGACTACAGTCGCTGGTATGGCTAACAGTACAAGCACTTTTGCTAGTCAATCATTGACCGCTTTGGAGCAAGTCATCGTGCCTGCTAAGAATGAAACGTTGGTCTTGACCACTATCAGCCAATTGCAAACCTCTTTGTCGCAAAGTACTACCGAAAAACAAGAGCAAATGGATGCATTATTCTCTTTGCTTCACGCTTCTTCTGAACCTACTGGCTCTTTCAAGGCGTTGATGGAATTGACAGCTATTGCACAATCTAACCCAACCTTGTTCACCCCAATCTTGGGATTACTACAGGCTGCTGGCTCCTCTGAAGAAGTAATCACcgaagatgatatcaatgaaatcatGCCAGATATCTTATCTTATTTGAACATCGCTGAACGTTTCAGATTAGGGATCTTCTCGTACTGCCGTGTCTCTTCTGATGGCGATGTCTTATCTTGTTCCAACCCACACGCCGTTCAAGGCTTGGATATGAAGGAGATTTTGTACACTGAATTGGAGAACTCAGACTTCAGACCTTACTTGCAAGCATTGAACATCTCCAAGGACGACATCATCTTGGTCGGTAAGTTACCAGACAGAGAGCATGAGTATAAGCCAGCCGTTAAAGCAGTCTTGgctttgaatttgttgtCTATCATCATCGCTTTCTTCTTACTCATTGCCATCATACTATCCTTCTTCTACATGTTGACTGGTAAAATTACTAGATGGTTTGCAAGAGTTTTGGCTATGTGCCTTGCTCTATTCTCTGTATTGGGGGCCATCATCTCTGTTGTCGTTACTCAAATCATCAAGGAAGGTACTGCTGCAGATGGTTACAACGTCGTTCACAGAGGCGGCAGTGCATACTATGGTATGGTCTGGACAGCTTTTGCTTTGGCCTTTATTACCATGATCCTATTGTTCTTCgttaaaaataaaaagaaggtCATGCCAGGTGATGATAtcgaagaaagaagctCATCATCTGTCTTACTGTCagaaaacgaaaaacaAGGGAGCATTCTCTCCCCAGAAACCAAACAACCAGAGGTAGAAGCTGAGCCGGTGGTGACTCAAAGCAATTGA
- the PUN1 gene encoding Pun1p (similar to uniprot|Q6B322 Saccharomyces cerevisiae YLR414C Protein of unknown function green fluorescent protein (GFP)-fusion protein localizes to the cell periphery cytoplasm and bud), with amino-acid sequence MNFLTVLASFVITAASLILAIFACFGSTQNSTPLNQIYVAQIDISNISFSTVLGADLPQSTVISLDALGVPSYFNLGVWSYCLANSEKQITSCTKPAGIEQFDLEKLLKDNVENNQVTELIDQVISLALPDELDDKMSYYNALIKCMSITLVIGIALLGLNIIVNILRWILHFTFVNVIGRILSILSFISLGISAGTATATYVVIKNILSDNYSQYGIKLSLGRNFYALLWASVAGCLINFILWILTRQRRKAQVIMQPVPTEKF; translated from the coding sequence ATGAATTTTTTAACAGTACTGGCGAGTTTCGTCATAACTGCAGCTTCTCTCATATTAGCCATCTTCGCATGTTTTGGGTCGACCCAGAACTCTACAcctttgaatcaaatctACGTGGCACAAATCGATATCTCAAATATCAGTTTTAGTACTGTACTTGGAGCAGATTTGCCTCAGTCAACCGTGATCTCTTTGGATGCACTAGGTGTCCCATCCTATTTCAACCTTGGTGTATGGTCATACTGTTTGGCTAACTCTGAAAAGCAAATCACATCATGTACCAAGCCAGCCGGTATCGAGCAATTCGACCTCgagaaattgttgaaggaTAACGTTGAAAATAATCAGGTCACTGAACTTATCGATCAAGTGATTTCCTTGGCTTTACCTGATGAGTTAGACGACAAGATGTCATATTATAACGCTTTGATCAAATGTATGTCTATTACGTTGGTTATCGGTATCGCTTTATTGGGGTTGAATATCATCGTCAACATATTACGCTGGATCCTACATTTCACTTTTGTCAATGTAATAGGAAGAATATTGTCCATCTTGAGTTTCATATCGTTGGGTATCTCTGCGGGTACAGCTACAGCTACTTACGTGGTTATTAAGAATATCTTGAGCGATAATTACTCACAATACGGTATCAAACTGAGTCTCGGAAGGAATTTCTACGCGTTACTTTGGGCAAGTGTTGCTGGATGTTTAATAAACTTTATCCTATGGATTTTGACTAGACAACGAAGAAAGGCTCAAGTCATAATGCAACCTGTCCCAACTGAAAAGTTCTAG